From a single Phragmites australis chromosome 7, lpPhrAust1.1, whole genome shotgun sequence genomic region:
- the LOC133923548 gene encoding putative protein Brevis radix-like 5, producing MHACFHGGGGNSRVTRSVGIIRDFTKSMKVLSIKVKAGGGGRSHARAWRRPAEAEELQLQDKDVAAASASASSSAKIAPAQPQEADGDQGPPHCRKDHRQHEEEEEQGGGKHKHCDKCYSPLDDEGAGEEASAAAGTSDLEWVAEPEPGVLMTLVPRADGTNHLLRIRFSRELFGDAWEAQSWWVDNYDRAVELYSIVQSEHSHDEEEEDDDDPMPVTPCQSEDDEHPRQDGSGALEYSASCSVSASASGGSSSNFSGPSSGSGSANKVDSPILGLVTELNSSTRAAQAQHTQTTGQVKLTERNMPINLTNKAELITTSAAF from the exons ATGCACGCGTGcttccatggcggcggcggcaacagcAGGGTCACTAGGTCCGTCGGCATCATCAGGGACTTCACCAAGAGC ATGAAGGTCCTGTCCATCAAGGTGAAAGCGGGCGGTGGTGGGAGGAGTCACGCGCGGGcgtggcggcggccggcggaggCTGAGGAGCTTCAGCTGCAGGACAAGGATGTCGCGGCGGCGTCCGCGTCCGCGTCCTCTTCCGCCAAGATCGCTCCGGCGCAGCCGCAGGAAGCCGACGGTGATCAAGGCCCACCACATTGTCGCAAGGATCATCGCCAGcacgaggaagaggaggagcaaggaGGAGGTAAACACAAACACTGCGACAAGTGCTACTCCCCGTTGGACGACGAaggcgccggcgaggaggcctcGGCTGCAGCGGGCACGAGCGACCTGGAGTGGGTGGCAGAGCCGGAGCCCGGGGTGCTGATGACGCTGGTGCCTCGCGCCGACGGCACCAACCACCTCCTCAGGATACGGTTCAGCAGGGAGCTGTTCGGCGACGCGTGGGAGGCGCAGAGCTGGTGGGTGGACAACTACGACCGCGCCGTCGAGCTCTACAGCATCGTCCAATCTGAGCACTCGCacgacgaggaagaggaggacgacgacgacccAATGCCCGTAACCCCGTGCCAGTCCGAGGACGACGAGCACCCGCGGCAG GATGGGAGTGGGGCTCTGGAGTACTCGGCCTCATGCTCGGTGTCGGCGTCGGCCTCGGGAGGCTCCAGCTCCAACTTCTCTGGACCGTCCAGCGGGAGCGGGTCGGCCAACAAGGTGGACTCCCCAATTCTGGGCCTAGTCACCGAGCTCAACAGTAGCACAAGAGCAGCCCAGGCCCAGCACACCCAGACAACTGGACAGGTGAAACTTACTGAAAGAAACATGCCCATCAATCTTACAAACAAAGCAGAACTGATTACGACCTCTGCTGCATTTTGA